The Pseudomonadota bacterium DNA segment GACCGGCAATCCTCATCTTCCTGCTGCTTGAGGGTAATTCAAGAAAATGGTTTTTCAAACCAGAGCCATATCTTGCGGCAATAATTGCCATGGTGCTATTTTCACCGGTTATCTTCTGGAATGCTACCCATGACTGGGCATCTTTCAATTTTCAAGGGCCGCACCGATGGCACGACGCTTCCGTTTTTTCACTGCATTTTCTTCTCGGCCACATCCTCGCCCTGCTCACCCCTACCGGTCTATTGGCAGCCATCTTCCTGCTTTTTCCAACCAGGAAGCGACCAATTAAAAATATTCTCATTCTGGTGATGAAAAGCCGCAAAGCTCTTTTTGGGCTGATTTTCTCAATTCCACCTCTTGCGGTGTTTGTTTTTTTCAGTTTAAGCAGAGAAGTAAAAGCCAGTTGGACCGGACCGCTGTGGCTTGTCTTGTTGCCATTTATCGCCTTGCAGATGAAGCGTCAATTTGGCTCTCGCTTCCAATTACCCTTAAATAAAGCCTGGCCGGCAACAATCCTTACCTGCCTTCTGCTTTATGGTGCGGTCCTGCATTACCTCACCTTGGGTTTTCCCGGAGTTCCTTACCCTGATTATTTCCACCTTGTTGGCTGGCAGGATTTCAGCCGGCAGATTGATTTTGTTGAGGATGCACTGGCAGAGACAAAAACCGAGAAAGCAATTGTGGTTGGCGTGGACAAGTATAACCTGGCAAGTTTGTTGGCTTTTTATCGCACTAAAGGCGGCACTTCCATTGAAAAAGAAAATCAGCAAAAAATTCAACTTACTTCAGGTTCCCATCTTTTCGGAATGAACAGTCTCATGTATGAGTACTGGACAAATAAAACCGAAATGGAAGATAAATTGATGATCCTGGTAAGCATGGAAGAAAATTCTTTAAAAAATCCCGCTATTATATCGCATTTTCAATTTGTAAACCCGATACAAGACATACAAATCCAAAAGAACGGGCATGTCTTTGGCAGATATTTTTACCGGATTGCCGAAAAATATACTTCTGCTGATCCACCCATTACAGAATTCGCCGCTTCACGGCATAAAGGTTCTCGCCAGAAAAAGCGCCTGGCAGTCTCTCCGTAATTAATTTATATCAGGACAGAAATGAACAGATTACAAATAAATCCAGAGGAGAACAGCCATGAAGCTTTCTATTGATGGCAAGGTAGTGGTGGTTACAGGGGCAAGCAGGGGAATAGGAGCAGCCATTGCTGAAGCTCTCGGGCATCATGGCGCAACGGTGATTATCAACTACCTGAACAACCGGGAGAAAGCAGCAGCGGTGCTGGCCCGGGTCAAGAAAAACGGAGGGAACGGCATAATCTTTCAGGCTGATGTCCGGGATGCTGATGCGGTGAATGCCATGGTTGAGACTGCGATCAACACCTTCGGGAGAATTGATGTCCTGGTAAACAATGCCAATATTGACTTCCCGATCAAACCGTTCATCGCCCTGACCTGGGAAGAAATCAATGGGAAAATCACCGGCGAAATGCAGGCCCTGTACAACTGCTCACAAGCAGTGCTGAGGGATATGACTCAACGCAAATCCGGCAAATTGATATTTATCAGCAGCAGTCTTTCACGACATCCGGCTTATGGCTTTGCTGCCCACGCTGCGGCCAAATCGGCGGTGGACAGTATGGCAAGAGTAATGGCAACAGAACTTGGTCCTGAGGGAATTACGGTGAATGTAATCGGGCCAGGTCTTGTTAAAACCGACGCTACTG contains these protein-coding regions:
- a CDS encoding glycosyltransferase family 39 protein: MQDNRQQGQSKIGGPLIKNFSSQILKLTGGNVSDPSAAKLAFTALLVSILDFILFTLLTHRGDSLCAAHSISFIVAAISLFLLTTCWSFPDNDKTLSTRSFFSFMIVALLAYFLRGGILGTLTETLNLPAQLAILAAIGAATIVNYTGCALWVFPQKAAVAAEHTWRLLTIGIVSYTILLRLAYIGIGELLPEEAYYWNYAQHMDIGYLDHPPMVAWIIWLNTSIFGDIEFGVRFGAFLCWMITGGFLFGLTRNLFDKAAAFRALLLFAALPFFFGAGFFMFPDSPLVACWAGALFFLERALIANKRLAWYGVGVCLGLGMLSKYTIALLGPAILIFLLLEGNSRKWFFKPEPYLAAIIAMVLFSPVIFWNATHDWASFNFQGPHRWHDASVFSLHFLLGHILALLTPTGLLAAIFLLFPTRKRPIKNILILVMKSRKALFGLIFSIPPLAVFVFFSLSREVKASWTGPLWLVLLPFIALQMKRQFGSRFQLPLNKAWPATILTCLLLYGAVLHYLTLGFPGVPYPDYFHLVGWQDFSRQIDFVEDALAETKTEKAIVVGVDKYNLASLLAFYRTKGGTSIEKENQQKIQLTSGSHLFGMNSLMYEYWTNKTEMEDKLMILVSMEENSLKNPAIISHFQFVNPIQDIQIQKNGHVFGRYFYRIAEKYTSADPPITEFAASRHKGSRQKKRLAVSP
- a CDS encoding SDR family oxidoreductase codes for the protein MKLSIDGKVVVVTGASRGIGAAIAEALGHHGATVIINYLNNREKAAAVLARVKKNGGNGIIFQADVRDADAVNAMVETAINTFGRIDVLVNNANIDFPIKPFIALTWEEINGKITGEMQALYNCSQAVLRDMTQRKSGKLIFISSSLSRHPAYGFAAHAAAKSAVDSMARVMATELGPEGITVNVIGPGLVKTDATAGQPPEMHEQIAAFTPLRRVGMPDDVAGVTVFLASSLSDYLTGQYIPVTGGSFMI